TCACCAAGGACCCCGATTCGGTGGACATCATAGTGAAGGAACTGGAGGTCAACGCCACCGACAACCGCGACGGCACCATGGACATGCATTTCGCGGATTTCCTACGTTTCTCCTATGTCATGAAAGCCGTAGAATGGAAGCTCATTAACTCTCAGATTCACAACGGCTTCGTCACCCTAACCAGAGACAAGTTCGTAAGGCTCCTGCAGAACGCCTACCGTCTGAAGATCGAATCGGAGCTCCCCCTGAACATCCCCGATGATTTCAAAAAGGACCTCGCATCGAACGTCGCAAAGATCGATCTGGCACTATCGGCTGTCAAGGCCCGTCTGAGTCCCACAGGGGGGCAGGGTATGAACGACGCATACCTTCCGCCCTGCATCAGGACCATCATCGAAATGGCGCAGGCGGGACAGAACCTGCCCCATAGTGCCAGGTTCGCACTTGTGACATTCCTGCACGCACTGGGTCTTGATTACGGACAGATCATCGCGATATTCGCGGTATCTCCCGACTTCAACGAAGCCATGTCCGAATATCAGATTAAGCACATCACGGGAGAGCTGAACGGGACCGAAGGCTATACCCCTCCCGTATGCAGCACCATGAAGACCAACGGACTCTGTTTCGATCCCGATCCCCTGTGCGAAAGGGTGAAGCATCCGCTGAGTTACTACCGTATAAAATCCGGCAACTACCAGAGACAGCCTAAGGAGTGATTCACTCCTTCTTTTCCTCTGATTCCGCCTCTCCGAGGTTCTTCCAGGTGATGAGCACCCTCTGGATTGCGGTGAGGTTTCCTACGACTGCGAAGTAGATCATCATGATCTCCATCCAGGACAGGCTGTATCCAGAGATGTCAAAGAATCCGTATCCGCACATGCAGGCGATCCACTGGATAATGGGGAATGCGACACAGAGAACTACGCGGTCCGCACGTCCCAGAAGACCGTCGTAGAGCCTCTTAGCACCGATGGCCTGAGCCTGGGTTCCCATGTAGGAGGTCAGCAGCACGCCCATGACGGCCAGAAGTCCGACGGTGGTGTTGCACCATCCGCTGAGGGCGATGGCGGCGATCATGAACATATCGGCGTAACGGTCGAAGACGTGATCGAGGTAGTCTCCTTTCTTGGAGCACTTGCCGGCAAGTTTGGCGATCTTCCCGTCCAGAGCGTCGAAGTATCCGGAAAGGAGTACGACGACCGCACCGACAGGTAGAAGCCAGTGATAATCCCAGCTGAGGTACAGCACGATACCGCTGATGGCGGCGGTGATGAGTCCGAGCCAGGAGATGGTGTTGGGATTTACGTTAATGAATCTCTTCGCGACAGGTGCGAGGGTGAACTCAGCGTCTTTTCTGTGCTTGTCTAGAACCATTCTTCCATCTCTCCGGACCAATCCACCCCTCCGGGCAGACCTAACTCCGTCTCTCCGTTAAGTATCCGTTCTATAAAATCGACTGCATCGGAAGGGGAGCCTTCGGAGCAGTCGAATTCGTTCACCGGGATGTCGGTATCGGTCGCTTCGCACAGAATCACGTCCAAGACCTCGGCCTGCACGTTCTCTCTGACCTTGGCCTCCGAATACCCCCTCTTCCTCAGTCTGTCTGCCAGAACCGAAGGTCTGCACCTCAGGACGATGATGCGCGAACAGTCGGTACCGTGGGAGAGGTGGGAATCGATGAAGACGATGCCGTCCTTCCTGCGATATTCTTCCAAAGAATCGTTGAATGCATCCATGTCAACGTTGAAGGTATCCCTCGGGACATCCTTCTCAGTCAGCAGCCCATAGGCCCGGAGATGCTCGTTGGCATCCACCACCTCATATCCACGCCTGCGGAGTTCGGCGGAAACCGAGGTCTTCCCGACCCCGGGGGTTCCGGTGATAGCTATCAGCACCATGCCCTCACTTCAGATATGGTGCGGCACGGTCCTCCACCATGTCCCAGGTGGGCAGATTGCTGAGGGCTCCGACCTTCTCGATGGTGAACGATGCGACCGCCGATGCGAGTATGAGGGACTCCTTCACGGAGTACCCGCGGTACAGTCCCGCATAGAATCCTGCACGGTAGGTGTCGCCGCAGCCGGTGGCATCAACTGGTTTTCCTCCTTTGATGCAGGGGATACGGACGGTCTCGTCTCCGATGCGTGCAACACTTCCTTCGGAGCCCTCGGTGCGGACCACCAGGTCCTTTCCGAGATCCAGCACGGACTGCACTCCGATGCGTTCCTGAATGACCTTGGCCTCGAAATCGTTGCAGAACACGCTGTCTGCAAGGGGAAGGGCCTTCTCCAGTCTCTCGGCGGGCCAGAGACGGTAGGTCTCCTGAGCGGGATCGAAAGCCACCTTGGATCCGTTCCCTTTCAGTTTCTCCATAAGTCCCAGATAGTAAACGGGATCGCCGGTGCAGAAATGGGACCAAGCGGAACAGGATGCGTTGGAGAGGAGCTCTCTGCCGATCTTGGAGGCGTATCCCTGGGGACCCTGGTAGAAGATGACCTTCTGCCTGAGGTCCTTGTCGTTCATGATGGTGCACTGGGAGGTCTCGTACTCGTCGACGGTGACGAACTCATCCAGGATGAGTCCAGCATCCTTCATGTCCTGGACATACTTCCCGGGGAAATCGGTGCCCACGAAAGCACAGAGTGCGGTAGGAACGCCAAGTTTTGCCGCGGCGATGGCGATGTTGGACCCGGTACCGCCCAGGGATGTCTTCTTATCCATGATGTCCACGGTCTCGTTGAGGTCCGGGAACTTCTGGATGGAAACGATCTGATCGATGGTGACGTGGCCGTATACACTCAGGAACGGCTTCTGCTCTGACATGCCTGTGTAATGGCGACGCTGTTAGAAATACGGTTCGTTCAGCGGCGGGCGTCGGAACTGGAGTATTCTCCGGAAAGGACCTTGCCGTAAACTTCCTCGATGACCGGGAGGTGTATGTTCCAGTCATAGTAGGCAGCGCGCTTGAGCGCTTCAGAAGCCAAAGAATCCACCTTGGACTGGTCCTCGAACATCTCGTTGATGGCATGTGCCAGAGCAGCTGCGTCAGCCTTGGGGACGACATATCCTGCCTGACCGACGGTGTCCGGAAGTCCGTCCGCGTCGGAGCATACGATGGGGCGTCCGTGAGCCATCAGCTCCTCCGCCGCCAATCCCAGCGATTCATGGATGGAGGGCATCACGAAGAACCTGCACTCGCCCATGAGACGGGACTTCTCCTCCTCGCTGACGTATCCCTTCATCTCCACACGGTCGGAGACGCCGTACTTGGCGATGAGATTGCGGAGCCTCTTCTCGTCCGGACCCTTGCCGCAGAGAATCAGTTTGTGGTCGACATCCTTCATCGCCTCGATCAGATAATCCAAACCCTTGGTCCTCACCAGGCGTCCGAGGGACAGGGCATAATCACCAGTACCAGGACCCGCTACGAGGGGGCACTTCAGACAGCTGGGGACGGTCGTGATGTAATCCGGGGAATATCCGCGGCGGACCAGGTCGTTGCGTACGGTATCGCTGACGGCGATAATGTGATCGAAGGTCTCCAGGACCTTGGCGAATTTGTTATCATTTATCTCCGAGAACCTGGCGGTTATGCCGGTCCCCTCCCCCCACATGTTGTGGTAGGTGAATACCTTCTTTCCGTCGTAGGCCTTGAGCGCCTCGGTATAACTGGGCGCCCAGCGGTAATTGAAATTGACGATATCGGCATCGATGGACTGCAGGGTCTCCAGGACCCCTTTGGAGGATATGAAAGGCGGATTGTAGATCTTGATCTGACGCGATTTGAGACGGATGATGCGGAAACCGTCCACCTTCTCCTCCTCGGGACTGTCATCCGAGAGCCTGCCGGTGACCACGGTCACATCGTGACCCTTGGCAGCCAGGAGCTTGGAGGTGTCGTACATGCGGTTCTCGATTCCGCCGTTGTACGGGGTGAAAAACGGATTCACGTCGACGATCTTCATTGCTTCGCCTTCTTGGATGCGATTACTTCTTCGTACAATTTAACGAGTCTCTCGGTAGTGGGCTTGAGACCGTACGAGAGAGCGGTCTCCATGGAGCGGTCCAGGACCTCTTTGGGTGCGTTCAGGGCCTTGGTCATCGCGGCGGCGCACTCCTCCTCGGTGAGATTGAAGAGATATCCGTTCTCCCCGTCCACGATGAAATCGGTGAAGGCGCGGCCGTTCCCGCAGGCTACCGGCAATCCGCAGGACATGGCCTCCTGGACGGTGAATCCCTGAGTCTCGAAGACCGATGCGGAGGCGAATGCGTCCGCACAGGAGTAATGGTCCACGAGGGCCTGGTCGAAGACGTATCCGGTGAAGATCACGCGGTCGTTCATGCCCTCCTCTTCCACCGTCTTCCTAAGGCTCTCCATGGCGGGACCCTGTCCCACCACCATCAGGACCACGTCATCGGCCATCAACTTCAGGGAACGGATGAGCAGGTCCACGTTCTTCTCGTAGGAGAGACGTCCCACGAAGATGACCACCTTCTTGCCCTGGATCCCGTACTTCTCGCGGAGCGCGGGCCCGGCGTCCGACCTGGTGAAGTGGTCGGTGTCGATACCTGTCGGGATGACTTCCATGCGCTTGGGCTTCGCGCCGATGACCTCGGTGATCTCCCTCCCCGCGCTGGGGGTGGGGACGGCCACAGTGTTGGGGCGCTTGAGCATCTGACGCAGGTAGATGGAGGCCAGGCGGACCAGGGTCTCCTTGGGCAGCTTGATGGGGGAGTACTGTTCGATGACGTCAGTGACCAGGGTGTCGTAGGTCAGCACCGTCGGAACGCCGGTATTGTGGGATGCGATGAGACCTTTGAGAGCCATGAAGGCTACCCCGCGGATGTGTATCACATCGGGTTTCAAGCACTTCACGAGCTAGGTCTTCTCCGAAGGGAAGATGGGTACGAAATAACCCTCGTAGGTCCTGAACTTGATCGCCCGGAAATAGTACACTCCTTCCTCCCGGTATTCGGGTCCGGGGTCGGGAGCGGCTATGAATACGGTATGTCCCAGCTCTTCCAGGACACGGCGGGTGATCAGGACGGCAGTCACCACTCCGTCGGTGGTAGGGCGGTAACTGTCCGTCATTATCAGTATGCGCAAATCAGGTTCCTTCCTGCCAGCTGTGGATGTAGTTGTACTGCTCCTCGGTCAGCTTGTCGATGCTTATTCCGAGGGTGCGGAGCTTGATCCTCGCCAGCTCGTTGTCAATCTCGTCGGGGACGGGGATGACGTTGTTCTTCAGCTTGTCGTGGTTCTCCACCATGTACACAATGGCCATGGCCTGGGTGGAGAAGCTGGTATCCATGATCTCGGCGGGATGTCCCTGACCTGCGGCGAGGTTCATGAGCCTGCCCTCTCCGATGAGATAGAACTTACGACCGTCCTTCATGGTATAGCAATCGATGAAATCGCGAACCTGCTCCTTGGATACTGCGAGCTCGTTGAGGTCCTTCTTGGAGATCTCGTTATCGAAGTGACCCGCATTACCCAGGACGCATCCGTCCTTCATGTTCATGAAGTCCTTCTTGGTGACGATGTCCTTGCATCCGGTAACGGTGAGGACGATGTCAGCGGTCTTGACAGCCTCGGACATGGGCATGACGTCGAATCCGTCCATCCTTGCCTCGATGGCCTTGACGGGGTCGACCTCGGTGACGGTGACCAATGCACCCAATCCCTTGGACCTCATGGCAACACCTTTTCCGCACCATCCGTAACCGGCAACGACGACACGTTTTCCGGCGACGATGAGGTTGGTGGCGTTCATCCATCCATCGAAGACGGACTGTCCGGTTCCGTACCTGTTGTCGAAGAGGTACTTCATCTTGGAATCATTGACGTCCATCACGGGGAATTCAAGTTTCTTGTCGGCGGCCATGGCCTTGAGCCTAACGATACCGGTGGTGGTTTCCTCGTTTCCTCCCTTGATGTTGGAAAGCACTTCCCTCCTGGAGGTGTGGGCCATGGTGATGAGGTCAGCTCCGTCGTCGATGACGAAGTCGGGCTTCATGTCGAGAACGGCGTTGAGGTTGGCGTAGTACTCCTCATCGCTCTCGAATTTCTTAGCATAAACTTTCAGACCGAACTCCTCGCGGAGAGCGGCCGCCACCGAATCATCGGTGGACAGGGGGTTGCAGCTGGCGAGCCTTATCTCCGCACCAGCGTTGGCGAGGGTGACTGCCAGCATTCCGGTCTTGGCCTCGGTGTGGAGGGCCATTCCAATCTTCAGACCGGCGAGGGGCTGCTCCTTCCTGAATTTCTTGTCGATCTCCTGGATTACGGGCATGTGTTCGTACGCCCAGTGGAGACGCATGCTTCCTTTCTTGACGAGTTCGTCCATCTTAATTCTCCTTGAATTCTGACATGAGTGCGTCGCAGATGCATTGTATTGTATCGCGGCGCGTGTTTTTCTGTGAATATCCGCCAATAATCCTATCGATCTCGGCGTCGTTGCCCCTGAGCTCCTCCACGAAGCGGGTTATGTTGGCCACCGCTCTGGTGATCTCGTCCGAGATGGGGACGGATGCGACCTTAGAGGTCCTGGAGAGGGGATTCAGATCGATGGAAATGACGATCTTCCCCATGGCTATGAGCGCCTCCGCACGGTCGCCGTCCTCGATGGGGACCACAATGACGTCGGAGTCGTAGATTCCCTCCTTGGTGCAGAGGGCTCTGTCGGATGTGAGATTGGGGATCCTGGAATCGGGATTCCTGCCGAGTATCCCCTCGGCACCCTGCGATTCCATGTAGGCGATGAGCTGTTCCATACGCTCCTCGGTGCGGTGGAAGATGTTGACCTCCATCTTGGCGGGGACTGCCTTCGCAAGACCGATGAGGCCCTTGGGGTCGAGTGCTACCGAGTTCCCGTTGACACAGACAATGGGTCTCTTGGCCCTCAGCAGGAAGGCTGCTGCCGCCTTCTCCGCCTCCAGGGCGGGAGCGATGGTCTTCTCACCCATCAGATAATCGAACGCTTCCCCTCTGCCATGGGAGATCAGTCCGGTCGGGGTGACCAGACCCTGCTCGACCATATCAGCGAGATGCTCCCTCACCATGAGGGACTTGTAACGCGGGTGGTTCTTAGGTGTTGACACAGAGGAGTCATACTAATCGCGCCTAATAAATAAACGGTCACTCCGAGGACTCCAAAACCGTGTCTGCGAACGGTATCCTGATGGGGAACTCCCCCGCCATGGCGCCTTCGCGGATCTCCGACATCACCATGTCGATGAGTTCGTCGCGGATGCTGCGGTATAAACCGTAATCGGTGCGCTTGAGTGCGGATGCGGTGCGGAGCTCCTCCCCGTCGCTGATGACTGGTCCGTTCTCGCGGAGATAGAAATCGATATCGGAGTCACCGAGGGAGAAGTCGATATCGTCACGTACCGCATCGAGGGCATCGCGGATATCGCGGTAGGATCTGCCATCGTAGTAGTACATCTCCATGAAGGACGTTCAGACAGTTCCACACATATAACCTGCACGGCCCAAAGGGTAACAACTATATCCCATTTCATCCGTGGCCGTCACGTTACTATGCCGGACATCCGTGTTGTACTCGTTGGACCCAAATTCGAAGGAAATGTCGGTGCCGTCGCACGCTGCATGGCGAACTTCGATGTCACCGAACTGTACCTTGTCAACCCCTGCGAACTGGGAGATACCGCTTTCAACAGGTCCAAGCACGGATCGCAGATCCTCGAGAACGCCGTGACCGTCACCTCCATGGAGGAGGCGGTGGACGGATGCTTCCTCGTGGTCGGTACCAGCGGGGTCACCACCAAGGGCGACAAGAACTACACCCGTATCCCGGTCCCTGCCAGGGAATTCGCGGAATCCGCAAGGGGCTACAACGAGAAGATTGCACTGGTGTTCGGAAGGGAGGACATCGGACTCCTGCAGACCGAACTCAACAGGTGCGACGTACTGATCACCATCCCGGCTTCCGAAGAGTATCCCATCATGAACCTCTCCCATTCCGTCGGAGTGGTCCTCTACGAGATGTTCCAGTCGGAGCATGTCCCCAAACGTTGCCTGCCCGCCGACAGCCGCGAGAAAGAACTCATGTTCCAGTTCTTCGGCGACCTCCTGGAGGAGATCGGTTACATGGAAGCCCGCAGGGAAGCCACCACAGTCATGTTCAGACGCATGATGGGCCGTTCCATCCCCACCAAGTACGAGTACAACACCATCATGGGCGTATTCGGCGATGCCGCCAAGATCATAAGGGCCGGCGGCAAGAAATGGGCATGAAGAGAAGGACCGTGTCCCCGCCCAACCCTGATTTTCCGACATGCTCAGGCATGGCGTTCCCTCTCGCCGCAAGTGTCGTGGAAGCCTGATCGCGATCGAAATCGCTGACCTGCATATCGGTGAAAGCGATTATCTTCCCGCAGCTTGGAGGCACCTCGAAATATGTATGTGCCAGCGCATCCGAAATCGCATCCTGATAATGAGTGCCTTTGCCTACTGCGATGGTATACGAAGGGCTCGAACAGTAAGAGAAGAAAGGCATCTTCTCGAGCAGATC
The sequence above is a segment of the methanogenic archaeon ISO4-H5 genome. Coding sequences within it:
- a CDS encoding DNA primase large subunit PriB, giving the protein MDSLRAARYPFLSEASEFAEANSEGIEKLLSSETYADARERGLARVMGALDNHTIPENSLSGEYNRLMEVLSYPYARILVSCVGDRLLLKRYALAEAEHMNHILTKDPDSVDIIVKELEVNATDNRDGTMDMHFADFLRFSYVMKAVEWKLINSQIHNGFVTLTRDKFVRLLQNAYRLKIESELPLNIPDDFKKDLASNVAKIDLALSAVKARLSPTGGQGMNDAYLPPCIRTIIEMAQAGQNLPHSARFALVTFLHALGLDYGQIIAIFAVSPDFNEAMSEYQIKHITGELNGTEGYTPPVCSTMKTNGLCFDPDPLCERVKHPLSYYRIKSGNYQRQPKE
- a CDS encoding CDP-diacylglycerol--glycerol-3-phosphate 3-phosphatidyltransferase PgsA — its product is MVLDKHRKDAEFTLAPVAKRFINVNPNTISWLGLITAAISGIVLYLSWDYHWLLPVGAVVVLLSGYFDALDGKIAKLAGKCSKKGDYLDHVFDRYADMFMIAAIALSGWCNTTVGLLAVMGVLLTSYMGTQAQAIGAKRLYDGLLGRADRVVLCVAFPIIQWIACMCGYGFFDISGYSLSWMEIMMIYFAVVGNLTAIQRVLITWKNLGEAESEEKKE
- a CDS encoding adenylate kinase Adk2, with product MVLIAITGTPGVGKTSVSAELRRRGYEVVDANEHLRAYGLLTEKDVPRDTFNVDMDAFNDSLEEYRRKDGIVFIDSHLSHGTDCSRIIVLRCRPSVLADRLRKRGYSEAKVRENVQAEVLDVILCEATDTDIPVNEFDCSEGSPSDAVDFIERILNGETELGLPGGVDWSGEMEEWF
- a CDS encoding ribokinase RbsK — translated: MSEQKPFLSVYGHVTIDQIVSIQKFPDLNETVDIMDKKTSLGGTGSNIAIAAAKLGVPTALCAFVGTDFPGKYVQDMKDAGLILDEFVTVDEYETSQCTIMNDKDLRQKVIFYQGPQGYASKIGRELLSNASCSAWSHFCTGDPVYYLGLMEKLKGNGSKVAFDPAQETYRLWPAERLEKALPLADSVFCNDFEAKVIQERIGVQSVLDLGKDLVVRTEGSEGSVARIGDETVRIPCIKGGKPVDATGCGDTYRAGFYAGLYRGYSVKESLILASAVASFTIEKVGALSNLPTWDMVEDRAAPYLK
- a CDS encoding glycosyl transferase family protein, producing MKIVDVNPFFTPYNGGIENRMYDTSKLLAAKGHDVTVVTGRLSDDSPEEEKVDGFRIIRLKSRQIKIYNPPFISSKGVLETLQSIDADIVNFNYRWAPSYTEALKAYDGKKVFTYHNMWGEGTGITARFSEINDNKFAKVLETFDHIIAVSDTVRNDLVRRGYSPDYITTVPSCLKCPLVAGPGTGDYALSLGRLVRTKGLDYLIEAMKDVDHKLILCGKGPDEKRLRNLIAKYGVSDRVEMKGYVSEEEKSRLMGECRFFVMPSIHESLGLAAEELMAHGRPIVCSDADGLPDTVGQAGYVVPKADAAALAHAINEMFEDQSKVDSLASEALKRAAYYDWNIHLPVIEEVYGKVLSGEYSSSDARR
- a CDS encoding glycosyl transferase family protein — encoded protein: MTDSYRPTTDGVVTAVLITRRVLEELGHTVFIAAPDPGPEYREEGVYYFRAIKFRTYEGYFVPIFPSEKTOLVKCLKPDVIHIRGVAFMALKGLIASHNTGVPTVLTYDTLVTDVIEQYSPIKLPKETLVRLASIYLRQMLKRPNTVAVPTPSAGREITEVIGAKPKRMEVIPTGIDTDHFTRSDAGPALREKYGIQGKKVVIFVGRLSYEKNVDLLIRSLKLMADDVVLMVVGQGPAMESLRKTVEEEGMNDRVIFTGYVFDQALVDHYSCADAFASASVFETQGFTVQEAMSCGLPVACGNGRAFTDFIVDGENGYLFNLTEEECAAAMTKALNAPKEVLDRSMETALSYGLKPTTERLVKLYEEVIASKKAKQ
- a CDS encoding adenosylhomocysteinase AhcY2 → MDELVKKGSMRLHWAYEHMPVIQEIDKKFRKEQPLAGLKIGMALHTEAKTGMLAVTLANAGAEIRLASCNPLSTDDSVAAALREEFGLKVYAKKFESDEEYYANLNAVLDMKPDFVIDDGADLITMAHTSRREVLSNIKGGNEETTTGIVRLKAMAADKKLEFPVMDVNDSKMKYLFDNRYGTGQSVFDGWMNATNLIVAGKRVVVAGYGWCGKGVAMRSKGLGALVTVTEVDPVKAIEARMDGFDVMPMSEAVKTADIVLTVTGCKDIVTKKDFMNMKDGCVLGNAGHFDNEISKKDLNELAVSKEQVRDFIDCYTMKDGRKFYLIGEGRLMNLAAGQGHPAEIMDTSFSTQAMAIVYMVENHDKLKNNVIPVPDEIDNELARIKLRTLGISIDKLTEEQYNYIHSWQEGT
- a CDS encoding RNA methyltransferase TrmH family produces the protein MPDIRVVLVGPKFEGNVGAVARCMANFDVTELYLVNPCELGDTAFNRSKHGSQILENAVTVTSMEEAVDGCFLVVGTSGVTTKGDKNYTRIPVPAREFAESARGYNEKIALVFGREDIGLLQTELNRCDVLITIPASEEYPIMNLSHSVGVVLYEMFQSEHVPKRCLPADSREKELMFQFFGDLLEEIGYMEARREATTVMFRRMMGRSIPTKYEYNTIMGVFGDAAKIIRAGGKKWA